The Thunnus albacares chromosome 11, fThuAlb1.1, whole genome shotgun sequence genome contains a region encoding:
- the LOC122992779 gene encoding neuroligin-4, X-linked-like gives MSGLRTRRIPSPSSPPPLSSSPLGLLSLLLLSLCLSLSLYPASSSAQQTVPVISTAQGRIRGILTPLSSELLGPVIQYLGVPYARPPTGDRRFQPPEPPLPWPGIRNVTQFAPVCPQSLDERSMLGDMMPSWLTANLDIAATYLTHQSEDCLYLNIYVPTEEDIHEERGQRPVMVYVHGGSYTEGTGNMMDGSVLASYGNVIVITLNYRLGVLGFLSTGDQAAKGNYGLLDQIQALRWVKENIAAFSGDPNRVTVFGSGAGASCVSLLTLSHYSEDLFHRAIIQSGSALASWAVNYQPSKYARQLGERVGCGIDDSTQLVACLQGRSYRELVEQNVTPAKYHTAFAPVIDGDVIPDDPQILMEQGEFLNYDVMLGVNQGEGVKFVEGIVDSEDGVTAEDFDFAVSDFVDSLYGYPEGRDTLRESIRFMYTDWADRDNAETRRKTLVALFTDHQWVAPAIATADLHAQYGSPTYFYSFYHHCQSDATPPWADSAHGDEVPYVFGVPMVGATDLFNCNFSKNDVMLSAVVMTYWTNFAKTGDPNQPVPQDTKFIHTKPNRFEEVAWPKYTPKEQLYLHIGLKPRVRDHYRATKISFWLQLVPHLHHVNELLQSVSSFTHSPSPQDDTPYSYTKRLSKGWPPSSTRHPGPQGGTPQPPESALGQGGGETGVHVPNEDYSTELSVTIAVGASLLFLNILAFAALLYKKDKRRLEHRRPRPLPPPRRDITPADVAAHLQGEGLMSLQVKQLECDAASADERNNTHHHHTLDTLDALDGMDTQDIYSTLDTVRLTCPPDYTLTLRRSPDDVPLMTSLTPGSLPVTPGSHPVTPATPMTPMTPGSVVGMRMGHPHQGYTHHSPYSNTHLPHTHISTHTHSTTRV, from the exons ATGTCCGGGCTGAGGACCAGGAGAATTCCCTCTCCCTCGTCGCCTCCTCCgctctcttcctccccccttGGGCTTTTgtccctgctcctcctctccctctgcctctccctctctctttatcCGGCCTCCTCATCAGCGCAGCAGACTGTGCCAGTCATTTCCACGGCACAGGGCCGCATCCGTGGCATCCTGACCCCGTTGTCCTCAGAGCTCCTGGGGCCTGTCATCCAGTACCTGGGAGTCCCCTATGCCAGGCCTCCAACGGGAGACCGGCGCTTCCAGCCACCCGAGCCGCCTTTACCTTGGCCAGGAATACGAAATGTGACGCAGTTTGCTCCCGTGTGCCCGCAGTCACTGGATGAGAGGAGCATGCTGGGAGATATGATGCCGTCCTGGCTCACAGCTAACCTGGATATAGCGGCCACGTACCTCACTCACCAGAGCGAGGATTGTCTCTACCTCAACATCTATGTGCCCACTGAGGAAG acaTCCATGAGGAGAGGGGTCAGCGGCCGGTGATGGTCTATGTCCACGGTGGCTCGTACACAGAAGGCACTGGAAACATGATGGATGGCAGTGTGCTGGCAAGCTACGGCAACGTCATTGTCATAACCCTCAACTACCGCCTAGGAGTACTGG GATTTCTCAGTACCGGTGACCAAGCAGCAAAAGGAAACTACGGCTTGCTGGATCAGATCCAAGCTCTGCGTTGGGTAAAGGAGAACATTGCAGCCTTCAGCGGAGACCCAAACAGGGTCACTGTGTTTGGATCTGGGGCTGGAGCCTCCTGTGTGAGCCTCCTCACTTTGTCTCACTACTCTGAGG ATTTGTTCCACAGAGCCATCATCCAGAGCGGCAGCGCTTTAGCCAGTTGGGCTGTCAACTACCAGCCCAGCAAGTATGCCCGGCAGCTCGGTGAGAGGGTGGGCTGTGGCATCGATGATAGCACCCAACTGGTCGCCTGCCTCCAGGGCCGGAGTTATCGCGAACTTGTGGAGCAGAACGTAACGCCGGCCAAATATCACACCGCTTTTGCCCCAGTGATTGATGGTGATGTTATACCAGATGACCCTCAGATTCTGATGGAGCAAGGGGAGTTTCTGAACTACGATGTGATGTTGGGGGTGAATCAGGGCGAGGGGGTGAAATTTGTGGAGGGCATTGTGGACTCAGAGGACGGGGTCACTGCTGAGGACTTTGACTTTGCTGTGTCAGACTTTGTGGATAGTTTATATGGATACCCAGAAGGCCgagacacactgagagagagCATAAG GTTCATGTACACGGACTGGGCAGACCGCGACAATGCGGAAACCCGGCGGAAGACTCTGGTAGCGCTATTCACAGATCACCAGTGGGTGGCTCCAGCCATTGCCACAGCTGACCTCCATGCTCAGTATGGGTCGCCCACCTACTTCTACTCCTTTTACCACCACTGCCAGAGTGACGCCACACCGCCTTGGGCTGACTCCGCCCATGGTGATGAG gtgCCGTATGTGTTTGGCGTACCCATGGTGGGAGCCACTGATCTGTTCAACTGTAACTTCTCCAAGAACGACGTGATGCTGAGCGCAGTAGTCATGACTTACTGGACCAACTTTGCCAAGACTGG TGACCCAAACCAGCCGGTTCCTCAAGATACCAAGTTCATCCACACGAAACCTAACCGCTTTGAAGAAGTGGCCTGGCCTAAGTACACCCCTAAAGAGCAGCTGTACCTTCACATTGGCCTTAAGCCCCGTGTCAGAGACCACTATCGTGCCACGAAAATCTCCTTCTGGCTCCAGCTGGTCCCTCACTTGCATCACGTCAATGAGCTCCTCCAATCGGTGTCCTCTTTCACGCACAGTCCCTCCCCACAGGACGACACCCCTTATTCTTACACCAAACGCCTATCCAAAGGTTGGCCTCCTAGTAGTACACGTCACCCAGGTCCACAAGGAGGTACTCCGCAGCCTCCCGAGTCTGCTTTAGGCCAAGGTGGAGGGGAAACCGGGGTCCACGTCCCTAATGAGGACTACTCGACTGAACTCTCCGTGACGATTGCGGTGGGAGCGTCACTGTTGTTTCTCAACATCCTTGCTTTTGCCGCTCTGCTGTACAAGAAAGACAAGAGACGTCTGGAGCATCGCAGGCCACGTCCGCTTCCTCCCCCGAGACGAGACATCACACCTGCGGATGTGGCGGCCCACCTGCAGGGGGAGGGACTGATGTCATTACAG GTGAAGCAGCTGGAGTGTGACGCAGCATCAGCAGACGAGAGGAACAACACTCACCACCATCACACTCTGGATACACTGGACGCCCTGGATGGCATGGACACCCAGGACATCTACAGCACACTGGACACCGTGCGCCTCACCTGCCCGCCCGATTACACCCTCACCTTGCGCCGCTCACCTGATGACGTCCCACTCATGACCTCTCTGACCCCAGGATCATTGCCCGTGACCCCTGGGTCACACCCTGTTACTCCTGCGACGCCAATGACCCCCATGACCCCTGGATCAGTGGTGGGGATGAGGATGGGTCATCCTCACCAGGGATACACACACCATAGCCCGTATAGTAATACACacttgccacacacacacatctccacgcacacacactccaccACGCGTGTATAA